Proteins found in one Zea mays cultivar B73 chromosome 1, Zm-B73-REFERENCE-NAM-5.0, whole genome shotgun sequence genomic segment:
- the LOC103641497 gene encoding probable galactinol--sucrose galactosyltransferase 1 — MTVGAGIAVQDGSLLALGAKVLREVRGNVLVTPAAGGGLTNGAFLGVRSAPAASRSIFPVGKLRDQRFVCTFRFKMWWMTQRMGSAGRDIPSETQFLLVEVSGGGEQPAVVYTVFLPVLEGSFRAVLQGNADDELEICLESGDPDVESFQGSHLVFVGAGSDPFEVITSSVKAVERHLQTFSHREKKKMPDILNWFGWCTWDAFYTNVTAQGVKQGLQSLEKGGVSPRFVIIDDGWQSVAMDPVGIACLSDNSANFANRLTHIRENHKFQKNGREGHREDDPAKGLAHVVNEIKGKHQLKYVYVWHAITGYWGGVRPGAAGMEHYGSKMQRPVPSPGVQKNERCEALDSMTANGLGLVNLDRAFSFYDELHSYLASAGIDGVKVDVQNVLETLGAGHGGRVMLARKYQQALEASVARNFPDNGIISCMSHSTDNLYSSKRSAVIRASDDFWPRDPASHTIHVASVAYNTVFLGEFMQPDWDMFHSVHPMAEYHAAARAVGGCAIYVSDKPGSHDFNLLKKLVLPDGSILRAKLPGRPTRDCLFSDPARDGKSVLKIWNLNEHSGVVGAFNCQGAGWCRVAKKNLIHDQQPGTVSGVIRAQDVEHLARVADHGWNGDVVVYSHVGGEVVYLPKNALLPVTLRSREYEVFTVVPLKHLPNGASLRRSAFSACSTPVAR; from the exons ATGACGGTGGGCGCCGGCATCGCCGTCCAGGACGGCAGCCTCCTGGCGCTGGGCGCCAAGGTCCTGCGGGAGGTGCGCGGCAACGTGCTCGTGACGCCGGCCGCCGGCGGGGGCCTAACCAACGGCGCGTTCCTCGGCGTCCGGTCCGCGCCCGCCGCCAGCCGCAGCATCTTCCCCGTCGGGAAGCTCCG GGACCAGCGGTTCGTGTGCACGTTCCGGTTCAAGATGTGGTGGATGACGCAGAGGATGGGCTCCGCAGGCCGCGACATCCCCTCCGAGACGCAGTTCCTGCTCGTGGAAGTGTCCGGCGGCGGCGAGCAGCCCGCCGTCGTGTACACCGTCTTCCTCCCCGTGCTGGAGGGCTCATTCCGTGCCGTTCTTCAGGGGAACGCCGACGACGAGCTGGAGATCTGCCTGGAGAGCG GCGACCCGGACGTGGAATCTTTCCAAGGCTCCCATCTGGTCTTCGTTGGCGCCGGATCGGACCCGTTCGAGGTCATCACAAGTTCAGTCAA GGCTGTCGAGAGGCACTTGCAGACGTTCTCTCACAGGGAGAAGAAAAAG AtgccagacattctgaactggtttGGCTGGTGCACGTGGGACGCGTTCTACACCAATGTCACCGCCCAGGGAGTGAAGCAAGGATTGCAGAG CTTGGAGAAAGGCGGGGTTTCTCCTAGGTTCGTCATAATCGACGACGGATGGCAGTCCGTCGCCATGGACCCTGTGGGAATCGCTTGCCTATCTGACAACTCAGCCAA CTTCGCAAACAGGCTGACTCACATCAGGGAGAACCACAAGTTTCAGAAAAATGGCAGGGAGGGTCACAGGGAAGATGACCCAGCGAAGGGCCTAGCACACGTCGTCAATGAGATTAAGGGGAAGCATCAGCTCAA GTATGTGTACGTATGGCATGCCATCACCGGATACTGGGGCGGAGTGAGGCCGGGTGCAGCTGGAATGGAGCACTACGGATCAAAGATGCAGCGGCCCGTGCCATCGCCGGGGGTTCAGAAGAACGAGCGCTGCGAAGCCCTGGACAGCATGACGGCCAACGGGCTGGGCCTCGTGAACCTTGACAGGGCGTTCAGTTTCTACGACGAGCTCCACTCGTACCTCGCGTCTGCCGGGATCGACGGGGTGAAGGTGGACGTGCAGAACGTCCTCGAGACGCTGGGCGCCGGCCATGGCGGGAGGGTGATGCTGGCGAGGAAGTACCAGCAGGCTCTGGAAGCGTCCGTCGCCAGGAACTTCCCCGACAATGGCATCATATCGTGCATGAGCCACAGCACGGACAACTTGTACAG CTCGAAACGGAGCGCGGTGATTAGAGCCTCTGACGATTTCTGGCCGAGAGACCCTGCTTCCCATACCATACACGTCGCGTCCGTCGCTTATAACACCGTCTTTCTTGGGGAGTTCATGCAGCCAGACTGGGACATGTTCCAT AGTGTTCATCCCATGGCTGAGTACCATGCTGCGGCTCGAGCGGTTGGTGGCTGTGCCATATATGTCAG CGACAAGCCTGGGAGCCATGACTTCAATCTGCTCAAGAAGCTCGTGCTTCCCGACGGATCGATCCTGCGCGCAAAGCTCCCCGGGAGGCCAACCAGAGACTGCCTCTTCTCTGACCCCGCAAGGGACGGCAAAAG CGTTCTCAAGATATGGAACCTGAACGAACACTCCGGCGTCGTTGGCGCCTTCAACTGCCAAGGCGCCGGCTGGTGCCGGGTAGCCAAGAAGAACCTCATCCATGACCAGCAGCCCGGAACGGTGAGCGGCGTCATCCGGGCGCAGGACGTGGAGCACCTTGCAAGGGTGGCTGATCACGGCTGGAACGGCGACGTGGTCGTGTACTCGCACGTGGGAG GGGAGGTGGTGTACCTGCCGAAGAACGCCTTGCTGCCTGTGACGTTGAGATCGCGCGAGTACGAGGTGTTCACCGTCGTCCCTCTCAAGCACCTGCCAAACGGTGCCTCTTTGCGGCGATCGGCCTTCTCGGCATGTTCAACTCCGGTGGCGCGATGA